The sequence below is a genomic window from Gemmatimonadota bacterium.
CGGGACGAGGCCGGATACCGCGAGTACGATGAGGATTGGATCGCGCCGTTCGAGGACATCGGCCGCGTAATCACGCCGAGTCATGCCGCCTGGAAGCGGGCCGCCCTCATCATGGCCCGGCTGGTGGAGAGCGGGGCTATGAGCCCGGGCCGGTTCTCGCGCAGCTTTCTCAACCACTGCATTATTGCGGCCTCGGCTCGGGAGCACGGATTTGTGCTGGTGACGCGGCAGGCGGCAGATTTCGAGCTGATCCGGCGTGTGGAGCCGGGCTTCGAGCACGTGCCGCCCTGGCCGGAGAGGTAGGCGCGGGGGCGGCCCGTC
It includes:
- a CDS encoding type II toxin-antitoxin system VapC family toxin, whose translation is RDEAGYREYDEDWIAPFEDIGRVITPSHAAWKRAALIMARLVESGAMSPGRFSRSFLNHCIIAASAREHGFVLVTRQAADFELIRRVEPGFEHVPPWPER